The Chitinophaga flava genome has a segment encoding these proteins:
- a CDS encoding FecR family protein has protein sequence MDTEQIKILLERYQQGSCSPEEANIIEQWFEQINSRQSTLVDDTALDLQLDEVKQRIHEQITPAPRVRRMRPWLLPSAAAAAVLLAAGLFWFNSQRQPTVNLPITQLPITGGNRVIKDGFVEITTPKGHQENIKLDDGSTISLNANSKLRYPEHFGSAERSVYLDEGEALFNAAPDANRHFVVRTAEIATTALGTTFNIRAYDAENKVTVALLTGKVKVDQLHNSQDNNSLILMPSEQISYDRQLLSLIKTSFNKADEVTAWKQGYLVFKDAPYIELMTGIENRYGVTVINESSKTAWNYTGNFRNESLTEVMDIICIAKSLSYTIKNDTVYLVNKK, from the coding sequence GTGGACACAGAACAGATAAAAATATTGCTGGAGCGATATCAACAGGGGAGCTGCTCACCGGAGGAAGCGAATATCATAGAACAGTGGTTTGAGCAGATCAACAGCCGCCAGTCTACCCTGGTAGACGACACTGCGCTGGATCTGCAGCTGGATGAAGTGAAACAGCGTATCCATGAACAGATTACACCAGCCCCCCGTGTACGCCGCATGCGGCCCTGGCTGTTGCCGTCTGCAGCTGCTGCAGCTGTATTGCTCGCCGCCGGACTGTTCTGGTTTAACAGTCAGCGTCAGCCCACCGTCAACCTGCCGATTACGCAACTACCCATCACCGGCGGCAACCGTGTGATAAAGGATGGTTTTGTTGAAATAACTACGCCCAAAGGACATCAGGAAAATATAAAACTGGATGATGGCAGCACCATCAGCCTTAATGCCAATAGTAAACTACGCTACCCTGAACATTTCGGCAGCGCCGAAAGAAGTGTATACCTCGATGAAGGAGAAGCCCTTTTTAACGCGGCCCCCGATGCGAACCGGCATTTTGTGGTACGGACCGCTGAAATAGCCACCACCGCACTGGGCACCACCTTCAACATCCGGGCCTACGATGCGGAAAATAAAGTGACTGTAGCCCTGCTCACCGGTAAAGTAAAAGTAGATCAGCTGCACAACAGCCAGGATAATAACTCCCTGATACTGATGCCCAGCGAACAGATCAGCTATGACCGGCAACTGCTGAGTCTGATCAAAACCTCTTTTAATAAAGCAGATGAGGTGACTGCCTGGAAACAGGGATACCTCGTTTTTAAAGACGCACCCTATATAGAACTCATGACCGGTATCGAAAACCGTTATGGCGTGACCGTTATTAATGAAAGCAGTAAAACAGCCTGGAACTATACCGGTAATTTCAGAAATGAAAGCCTTACGGAAGTGATGGACATTATTTGTATCGCCAAATCATTATCATATACCATTAAAAACGACACAGTTTATCTTGTAAATAAAAAATAG